One genomic window of Acetobacter sp. includes the following:
- a CDS encoding serine/threonine-protein kinase: protein MKSDLPAREGRFQIEALLGRGAMGVVYKAWDPAINRYVAIKKVNQSLLEDQERAAYLARFRNEARLCGLCDHPNIVTLYDVTGGENDPSIILQYVDGLGLNKALPRGEKLPVSEVVPIALQVLAALDYAHGLGIVHRDVKPANIILTYQGRLKITDFGVSYRALTSEPDQALLIGTPNYMSPEQCSGRQVDARSDLFSLGSILYELLSGQKAFEGREYTDTVFKILNTDPEPLGALRPDIPEALVRVVERVLAKDPADRFSEAAEFAFALRRAVPGFDLTSPLPLPVSPPEPVPVATPEKRVETSVPSTPSVPEPQEEDDRTIIVTDDGDLGVPEHPSIEPEWMESVDTYLQGLYGPLARVELRNACKNVSTKGELLASLVSDVTVREQLFARFLTDDSSKGETSVIERPIVTPSEERKADHAAPIPAPVPPPQEPEPEPQEPQSRALTDDDVSVVGAALADVLGPVAQPLIRRASLRARDFASFVSLCETFIHHQGDLERFRRILATSSRSS, encoded by the coding sequence ATGAAATCTGATCTTCCAGCACGGGAAGGGCGGTTCCAGATCGAAGCGCTCCTTGGACGCGGGGCGATGGGGGTCGTCTACAAGGCGTGGGACCCCGCCATTAACCGCTATGTGGCGATCAAAAAAGTCAATCAGTCCCTGCTGGAAGATCAGGAACGGGCGGCCTATCTCGCCCGTTTCCGCAATGAAGCGCGTTTGTGCGGGCTGTGCGATCACCCCAATATCGTAACGCTCTATGATGTGACCGGCGGCGAGAATGATCCCAGCATCATTCTCCAGTATGTCGATGGTCTGGGGCTGAACAAGGCGCTCCCCCGGGGAGAGAAGCTGCCCGTCAGTGAAGTGGTTCCCATCGCGTTGCAGGTTCTCGCGGCGCTGGACTACGCGCACGGTCTGGGGATCGTGCATCGTGACGTGAAACCCGCGAACATCATCCTGACCTATCAGGGGCGTCTGAAGATCACCGATTTCGGTGTCTCCTACCGCGCCCTGACCTCGGAGCCGGATCAGGCGCTGCTGATCGGCACGCCGAACTACATGTCACCCGAACAGTGCTCCGGACGACAGGTCGATGCGCGCAGCGATCTCTTTTCGCTGGGGAGCATCCTGTATGAGCTGCTCAGCGGCCAGAAGGCGTTCGAAGGCCGCGAATACACGGATACAGTCTTCAAGATACTGAACACGGACCCGGAACCGCTCGGCGCGCTGCGTCCCGATATCCCGGAAGCGCTGGTCCGGGTTGTCGAGCGTGTTCTGGCAAAAGACCCCGCCGACCGCTTTTCGGAAGCGGCGGAGTTCGCCTTCGCGCTGCGTCGCGCCGTGCCGGGATTCGATCTCACCTCGCCGCTGCCGCTGCCTGTCTCTCCACCGGAGCCAGTCCCGGTTGCCACTCCTGAGAAACGGGTTGAAACCAGCGTTCCTTCCACGCCTTCCGTGCCCGAGCCTCAGGAAGAGGACGACAGAACGATCATTGTGACAGATGACGGCGACCTCGGCGTGCCGGAACATCCGTCGATCGAGCCCGAATGGATGGAATCCGTCGATACCTATCTTCAGGGATTGTACGGGCCGCTGGCGCGCGTTGAACTGAGAAATGCCTGCAAAAATGTCTCGACCAAGGGAGAACTGCTTGCGTCTCTCGTGAGTGACGTGACGGTCAGGGAACAGCTGTTCGCCCGCTTCCTGACCGATGATAGCAGTAAGGGCGAGACCTCCGTCATTGAGAGACCCATCGTGACGCCGTCCGAAGAACGGAAGGCGGATCATGCCGCGCCAATCCCTGCCCCTGTTCCTCCGCCGCAAGAGCCGGAACCCGAGCCGCAGGAACCTCAGTCGCGGGCGCTGACCGATGACGATGTCAGTGTGGTCGGCGCGGCTCTGGCCGATGTTCTGGGGCCTGTGGCGCAACCCCTGATCCGAAGGGCTTCCCTGCGGGCGAGGGATTTTGCGTCATTCGTCTCGTTGTGTGAGACTTTCATTCATCATCAGGGAGATCTGGAGCGGTTCCGTCGCATTCTGGCTACTTCCTCTCGTAGCTCCTGA
- a CDS encoding type VI secretion system Vgr family protein: protein MASVEPLLFTSSPFGDDTLPDQPGTLHATALNAQEMLSQPFQVTLTVVTTLSQLQPDALLYKPFCAIINRKPADNRYFNGIVKRVTPVNSLQRDRWEYQLEIVPRLWFLSQRSDCRIFQKKSVDQILQVLFQEEGVEAYEFRIYGDKPVREYTTQFNETDLDFMHRLLQEEGWFYFFEHTKSEHRLIVTNRNESFKPLASPLHRIVHSGNNIDIIDQWTGGASTAHGEVHFTDYNPSNPTVPVRATQSTSSKTGGASTRRVYRWPALTKDDATAEQRAKHFMEHSEVTSSMCRAHGYDPQFMPGRRFTVERDPLTGEEMVEYAPQAVFHSAVDETWAGQSSGSFYDCSFSCFKQSVPWREPFHNVRPQMTGIYSGVVVGGKGQQIHADPLGRIKVRIVFDHRKDTDAGFATWVRVIQPWAGDSWGWQHLPRVGTEVAVAFMNGDPDEPVVLGGLYNQSMQPVFAVPGEQTKSGFRSRSVHGGASEFSEFSVDDSKGQEKIYLRSQKDLHTVVLNDQQTQIGNDSSATVHRNASLKAETGSVTVEAETEILLKVGDSTIRLTKDGITINGSKIDGTATGNMTLKGAKIRLND from the coding sequence ATGGCTTCTGTCGAACCTCTCCTCTTCACCAGCTCTCCTTTCGGAGACGACACCCTGCCCGATCAGCCCGGCACGCTGCATGCGACGGCGCTGAATGCACAGGAGATGCTCAGTCAGCCGTTTCAGGTGACGCTGACGGTCGTGACCACTCTCAGCCAGTTGCAGCCGGACGCGCTTCTCTACAAGCCGTTCTGCGCGATCATCAACAGGAAGCCCGCCGACAACCGGTATTTCAACGGCATCGTCAAACGTGTGACGCCGGTGAACAGCCTGCAACGGGACCGGTGGGAATATCAGCTGGAGATCGTGCCGCGTCTGTGGTTCCTGTCCCAGCGGTCCGACTGCCGGATCTTCCAGAAGAAATCCGTGGACCAGATTCTTCAGGTTCTGTTTCAGGAGGAAGGGGTCGAGGCGTACGAGTTCCGGATCTATGGCGACAAGCCTGTCCGGGAATACACCACGCAGTTCAACGAGACCGACCTCGACTTCATGCACCGGCTGCTTCAGGAAGAAGGCTGGTTCTATTTCTTCGAGCACACCAAGTCGGAACACCGGCTGATCGTCACGAACCGCAACGAGTCCTTCAAGCCGCTTGCCTCTCCCCTGCATCGTATCGTGCATAGCGGAAACAATATCGACATTATTGACCAGTGGACCGGCGGCGCATCCACGGCGCATGGCGAAGTCCACTTTACGGATTACAATCCCTCCAACCCGACCGTTCCGGTCCGGGCGACGCAGTCAACCAGTTCCAAGACCGGTGGGGCTTCGACGCGGCGGGTCTATCGCTGGCCCGCGCTCACGAAGGACGATGCGACCGCGGAGCAGCGCGCCAAACATTTCATGGAACATTCCGAGGTCACGTCCTCGATGTGTCGCGCGCATGGCTACGATCCGCAGTTCATGCCCGGACGCCGCTTCACGGTGGAGAGAGACCCGCTGACCGGCGAGGAAATGGTGGAATACGCGCCTCAGGCCGTTTTTCACAGCGCGGTCGATGAGACATGGGCCGGCCAGTCGTCAGGTTCCTTCTACGATTGCAGCTTTTCCTGCTTCAAGCAGTCGGTGCCGTGGAGAGAGCCGTTCCATAATGTCCGTCCACAGATGACGGGCATCTATTCCGGTGTCGTGGTCGGTGGAAAAGGTCAGCAGATTCATGCCGACCCGCTGGGGCGCATCAAGGTCCGCATCGTGTTCGATCACAGGAAGGACACCGACGCCGGTTTTGCGACCTGGGTGCGGGTGATCCAGCCCTGGGCCGGAGACAGTTGGGGCTGGCAGCACCTGCCGCGTGTGGGAACGGAAGTCGCTGTGGCCTTCATGAATGGCGACCCTGATGAGCCTGTGGTGCTCGGCGGTCTGTACAACCAGAGCATGCAGCCGGTCTTCGCTGTGCCGGGAGAACAGACCAAGAGCGGTTTCCGCAGCCGTTCCGTGCATGGCGGAGCCTCCGAGTTTTCCGAGTTCTCTGTTGATGACAGCAAGGGGCAGGAGAAAATCTACCTCCGTTCCCAGAAGGATCTGCACACGGTCGTCCTGAATGACCAGCAGACGCAGATTGGCAATGACAGTTCGGCCACGGTCCATCGCAATGCCAGTCTGAAGGCGGAAACCGGCTCTGTTACAGTCGAAGCGGAAACTGAAATCCTGCTGAAAGTCGGTGACAGTACGATCCGTCTGACCAAGGATGGTATCACGATCAACGGATCGAAGATTGACGGCACGGCGACGGGTAACATGACCCTCAAGGGTGCTAAAATCCGTCTGAACGACTGA
- the tagH gene encoding type VI secretion system-associated FHA domain protein TagH codes for MTTLTLKAIAAPDGASAENRTVTGRKFTIGRDPVCDLCLSDTSRILSKKHCFIERQGESWNLVDTSTNGTFVNQDTTPLRRASRELRNGDAVEIGGYRFEIVIGDDEPLSPPVVAPHVLPATRYEDERPIGSVFSPSEPEGADGVADMAEVDPFLSQDVSINVHPQADDTPVMHDPGLLHMPCVPPRVIPEIIGDDWDQEPELSASGPASKPEPEPPEALPIEESPTPLPLQDNPFATVDTLPDLLPDENHDRDEAALPEEDTSFHEHAEPLITAFPRQSHAVEERTPPQSSELSHQDDDGVFGSHGGHEDLLGPFLYGAGLHGMEARDFTPDTMEELGRTFRAMIHGLRQIMIARATIKGEFRIEQTMIQASGNNPLKFSANDDDALLALIGVGRNSGMLPSDAISETLNDMRLHEFAVLRAMQDAIGALLTRLEPERFREDAESRFLDFLPDNHNGRAFRLFEERYRRTREALSDDFDSAFGKAFARAYEKAIVKADIALQRTDPHAKTRPNGDHS; via the coding sequence ATGACGACACTTACACTGAAGGCCATCGCTGCACCGGACGGCGCCAGCGCCGAAAACCGGACGGTTACAGGGCGGAAGTTCACAATCGGACGCGATCCTGTCTGTGATCTGTGCCTGTCTGACACCAGCCGCATCCTGTCCAAGAAGCATTGTTTTATCGAGCGGCAGGGAGAGTCCTGGAATCTGGTCGATACCAGCACAAACGGTACGTTCGTCAATCAGGACACCACACCGCTTCGCCGGGCTTCACGCGAACTGCGGAACGGAGACGCCGTCGAGATAGGTGGTTACCGGTTCGAGATAGTGATCGGCGATGATGAACCGCTGTCTCCCCCGGTTGTCGCGCCGCACGTCCTGCCCGCGACCAGATATGAGGACGAGCGGCCCATAGGTTCCGTATTCTCGCCTTCCGAACCGGAAGGGGCTGATGGCGTGGCGGATATGGCGGAGGTCGATCCCTTCCTCTCGCAGGATGTGTCGATCAACGTCCATCCACAGGCTGATGATACGCCTGTGATGCATGATCCGGGTCTGCTGCACATGCCCTGCGTGCCGCCCAGGGTGATTCCCGAGATCATCGGAGACGACTGGGATCAGGAGCCGGAACTCTCGGCGTCAGGGCCAGCGTCGAAACCGGAACCGGAACCGCCAGAGGCCCTTCCGATCGAGGAGAGTCCGACGCCGCTTCCCCTTCAGGACAATCCTTTTGCAACGGTGGACACTCTCCCGGACCTGCTGCCTGATGAAAACCATGATCGGGACGAAGCCGCCCTGCCGGAGGAGGACACGTCCTTCCATGAGCACGCCGAACCCCTGATCACGGCTTTTCCGCGCCAGTCGCATGCCGTCGAAGAACGCACGCCGCCTCAGTCTTCCGAACTGTCTCATCAGGATGATGATGGCGTTTTCGGGTCTCATGGGGGGCATGAAGACCTGCTTGGTCCTTTTCTTTACGGTGCCGGTCTGCACGGAATGGAGGCGCGGGACTTCACGCCTGACACCATGGAGGAACTCGGCAGAACATTCCGGGCGATGATCCACGGGCTGAGACAGATCATGATTGCGCGCGCCACCATCAAGGGTGAGTTCCGCATCGAGCAGACCATGATTCAGGCTTCGGGCAACAATCCGCTGAAATTCTCGGCCAATGATGATGACGCCCTTCTGGCGCTGATCGGGGTTGGCCGGAACAGCGGTATGCTGCCGTCGGACGCCATCAGCGAAACGCTCAACGACATGCGCCTGCATGAGTTTGCCGTCCTGCGCGCCATGCAGGACGCTATCGGCGCACTGCTGACACGGCTGGAGCCGGAGCGTTTTCGGGAGGATGCCGAGAGTCGTTTCCTCGATTTCCTTCCGGACAATCATAATGGCCGCGCCTTCAGGCTGTTTGAGGAACGATACAGGCGCACAAGGGAGGCGCTGAGTGACGATTTCGACAGCGCCTTTGGAAAAGCTTTCGCTAGAGCCTATGAAAAAGCCATCGTAAAGGCTGATATCGCCTTGCAGAGAACCGATCCGCACGCAAAGACCCGCCCGAATGGAGACCATTCATGA
- the tssK gene encoding type VI secretion system baseplate subunit TssK produces the protein MSWNSRVAWQEGMFLRAQHFQQQDRWMEEQIRQTLQYMRPYGWGFVQIQINQDLLAAGRFALTHAAGLFEDGTPFSMPGQTDLPMPLEIPEQTRDMLVHLAVPVRQPGAMEMIIAGREDGRYRVSPFEAFDTQSGSPQPAEIDVGRLNVTLRLDSSDREGFFCLPIARIREVLPSRQVVLDPLWIPPALTCYAAPVLSTLAVELAGMLNQRGNAIAARLTTPGTKGSAEVSDFILLQALNGWQALLSHHADAGNLHPEDFYRLLLTIAGELSTFTSPDKRPSRYPTYRHNDLQASFAPVVADVRRSLAAVYEQTAVMIELQLRRHHIRVGTIADRSLLAKAIFVLAVSAEMPTEELRRLFPQTVKIGAVEHIRELVNVALPGIGLRPLPVAPRQMPFYAGASYFELDRNSPHWQQLQNSGGIALHVSGDFPALKLELWAIRA, from the coding sequence ATGAGCTGGAACAGCCGTGTGGCGTGGCAGGAGGGCATGTTCCTCCGCGCGCAGCATTTCCAGCAGCAGGATCGCTGGATGGAAGAGCAGATCCGCCAGACGCTCCAGTATATGCGTCCGTACGGCTGGGGTTTTGTGCAGATCCAGATCAATCAGGATCTTCTGGCGGCAGGGCGGTTTGCCCTGACCCATGCCGCCGGTCTCTTTGAGGACGGCACTCCCTTCAGCATGCCGGGCCAGACCGATCTGCCGATGCCGCTGGAAATTCCGGAACAGACCCGCGACATGCTGGTCCATCTGGCTGTGCCGGTGCGTCAGCCGGGCGCCATGGAGATGATCATCGCCGGACGGGAGGACGGGCGGTACCGTGTGTCTCCCTTCGAGGCGTTCGACACGCAGTCCGGCTCTCCCCAGCCTGCCGAGATCGATGTTGGCAGGCTGAACGTGACCCTGCGTCTCGACAGCAGCGATCGGGAAGGGTTCTTCTGCCTGCCGATCGCCCGGATCAGGGAGGTGCTGCCGAGCCGGCAGGTAGTGCTCGATCCGCTCTGGATTCCGCCAGCGCTGACCTGTTACGCGGCCCCTGTCCTGTCCACTCTGGCTGTAGAACTGGCCGGGATGCTGAATCAGCGCGGCAACGCGATCGCCGCCCGCCTGACGACGCCGGGCACCAAGGGCAGCGCGGAAGTATCGGACTTTATTCTGCTTCAGGCCCTCAACGGGTGGCAGGCGCTGCTGTCGCATCATGCGGACGCGGGTAATCTGCATCCGGAGGATTTCTACCGTCTGCTGCTGACGATTGCGGGAGAACTGTCCACCTTCACGTCCCCGGACAAGCGGCCCTCGCGCTATCCGACCTACCGACATAACGATCTTCAGGCCAGTTTCGCGCCTGTGGTGGCGGATGTGCGGCGCTCCCTTGCGGCGGTCTATGAGCAGACGGCCGTCATGATCGAGCTGCAACTGCGGCGCCACCATATCCGTGTCGGCACGATCGCAGACCGTTCATTGCTCGCAAAGGCGATTTTCGTGCTGGCGGTTTCAGCGGAAATGCCGACGGAGGAGCTGCGGCGTCTGTTTCCGCAGACCGTCAAGATCGGTGCGGTCGAACATATCCGGGAACTGGTCAACGTGGCGCTGCCGGGCATTGGCCTCAGGCCCCTGCCGGTCGCGCCGCGACAAATGCCGTTCTACGCGGGCGCTTCCTATTTCGAGCTGGATCGCAATTCGCCGCACTGGCAGCAGCTTCAGAACTCGGGCGGCATCGCCCTCCATGTCTCCGGCGATTTCCCGGCTCTGAAACTGGAACTCTGGGCAATCCGGGCATAA
- the icmH gene encoding type IVB secretion system protein IcmH/DotU, translating into MSDNPFLEPDDNEQTIIRPLPGGRPLPPREGAEEYAARDRQPDSAASSAAGGARFEDIQRTSQFLIVAAAAGCLSFLGRIHNTYTPPDPGQLREHAIAALKQFERTLRDDGVSLEEIRPAHYALCASMDDVVQATPWGNHGSWTNASLVSTFHQEVQSGERFFDLLMRVSRNPGRMLGVLELMYLCLCLGMQGRYRLSPRGPAELDRIREETFILIMRNRPAVERELSPHWKGVSAPYRPQRLVMPVWLAALAGAAVLGIGYMWVTLGVASLSDNLFASALSIPPGKQPQIERVAPVEDVVSTAPPTGDRVRLKAFLKPEIDEGLVEVDGTDAVPIVRIRGEGMFGSGTDELAPSTLPTLRRIGAALATEKGWAEVIGYTDSRPIHTMLYPSNLDLSRARAAAATEVMRGTSGPDMTLRVQGAGAANPIASNDTAAGQQKNRRIEVVLHRQLSDNGTQP; encoded by the coding sequence ATGAGTGATAATCCGTTTCTTGAGCCGGATGACAATGAGCAGACCATCATCCGACCGCTTCCCGGAGGTCGGCCTCTGCCGCCTCGCGAGGGGGCAGAGGAATACGCGGCCCGTGACCGCCAGCCGGACTCTGCCGCATCCTCTGCGGCGGGCGGGGCGCGGTTCGAGGACATCCAGCGTACGTCCCAGTTTCTGATTGTCGCCGCCGCCGCCGGATGTCTGAGTTTTCTCGGACGGATTCACAACACCTACACACCTCCCGATCCCGGTCAGTTGCGCGAGCATGCGATTGCCGCGCTCAAGCAGTTCGAGCGGACGTTGCGCGACGATGGCGTGTCTCTGGAGGAAATCCGGCCCGCGCATTACGCCCTGTGCGCCAGCATGGACGATGTGGTGCAGGCGACCCCGTGGGGAAACCACGGTAGCTGGACCAATGCCTCGCTGGTCTCGACGTTCCATCAGGAAGTGCAGTCGGGAGAGCGGTTCTTCGATCTTCTGATGCGGGTTTCCAGAAATCCGGGACGGATGCTGGGCGTTCTGGAACTGATGTATCTCTGTCTCTGTCTGGGCATGCAGGGGCGTTATCGCCTTTCGCCGCGGGGACCGGCGGAACTCGACCGGATCAGGGAAGAGACCTTCATCCTCATCATGCGTAACCGTCCGGCCGTGGAGCGCGAGCTTTCGCCACACTGGAAGGGTGTGAGCGCGCCTTACCGGCCGCAGCGTCTTGTCATGCCGGTCTGGCTGGCGGCGCTGGCGGGGGCGGCTGTGCTGGGCATCGGCTATATGTGGGTGACGCTGGGAGTGGCCAGTCTCTCCGACAATCTTTTCGCGTCCGCCCTGTCCATCCCGCCGGGCAAGCAGCCGCAGATCGAGCGGGTTGCACCGGTCGAGGATGTGGTCTCGACGGCGCCGCCGACCGGCGACCGTGTGCGTCTGAAAGCATTCCTCAAGCCCGAAATTGACGAGGGGCTGGTGGAAGTGGACGGCACGGACGCCGTGCCGATCGTGCGGATCAGGGGCGAGGGCATGTTCGGCTCCGGCACGGATGAACTCGCGCCTTCCACACTGCCGACGCTGCGCCGGATCGGCGCGGCTCTGGCCACGGAAAAAGGCTGGGCGGAAGTCATCGGCTATACGGACAGCCGCCCGATTCATACCATGCTCTACCCGTCCAATCTCGACCTCTCCCGGGCGCGCGCCGCTGCGGCGACGGAAGTGATGCGTGGGACCAGTGGCCCGGACATGACCCTGCGGGTGCAGGGCGCGGGAGCCGCGAACCCGATTGCCTCCAACGACACGGCAGCGGGTCAGCAGAAGAACCGCAGGATCGAGGTCGTTCTGCACCGTCAGCTTTCAGACAATGGAACCCAGCCGTGA